Proteins from one Oncorhynchus tshawytscha isolate Ot180627B linkage group LG16, Otsh_v2.0, whole genome shotgun sequence genomic window:
- the LOC112216285 gene encoding uncharacterized protein LOC112216285 isoform X5 → MKSLTSVIKDLYRICSFCLSSCCTVLSRLCRAHAQMVALEMSRRFSISHNINNKAQHSKDLFTFLLEEDHVRSLPSMAAQTENGFLHLKQYLKEMSSMRQALNTGRPLVICLRDQDRLPPLPKKTSPRSTNDKIAADIECTMSIKQHAPAEEEILRRIKFRRDEHIIEKLQWIYKILCGLTNMRNRDLKTLLPLASGYVNIIMKDTDKTNVLLKNSQRCLIPFAPEDMNINPDLWESFINHQDQGSKIVHRFSWEYRCKPVQLGLRRKAGLKEVENETGDLPPWLNLLLDENTTYEKDPQKPKNRHDMLERVRTKFIEIQRSMNNQMETDMFEKKIHREERMRTLLDALMASRKETSLPMLLSSLKHELREPKSALLFWYEILKSDVSELSDDRDFEYRTILQKIGQFHNFSHKKLPYSKLLQPAMQDALMFLTENVFQLLPRQLKHWYQYLKLPFYDAS, encoded by the exons ATGAAATCGCTTACAAGTGTGATAAAGGATTTATATCGGATATgcagtttctgcctatcttcaTGCTGTACTGTCTTATCTCGTTTGTGCCGCGCGCATGCTCAGATGGTGGCCTTGGAGATGTCGAGAAGATTTAGCATTAGCCATAATATAAATAACAAAGCACAGCACAGCAAAG ATTTGTTTACATTTCTTTTAGAGGAGGACCATGTCAGATCTCTACCCTCCATGGCCGCACAAACTGAAAATGGGTTTTTACATCTGAAACAGTACCTCAAAGAGATGTCCTCCATGAGACAAGCTTTGAACACAGGTCGTCCCTTGGTAATTTGCTTGAGGGACCAG GATAGACTTCCACCCCTACCAAAGAAAACCTCACCCAGATCTACTAATGACAAGATTGCTGCAG ATATAGAATGCACCATGTCAATAAAGCAGCATGCTCCAGCAGAAGAGGAAATATTAAG AAGGATAAAATTCAGGAGGGACGAGCACATAATAGAGAAGCTTCAGTGGATCTACAAGATACTTTGTGGCTTAACCAACATGAGGAATAGAGACCTGAAAACACTG TTGCCTCTTGCAAGTGGGTATGTGAACATCATCATGAAAGACACAGATAAAACCAATGTTCTTTTGAAGAACTCTCAGAG GTGTCTGATTCCATTTGCACCTGAGGACATGAACATCAACCCAGACTTGTGGGAGTCATTCATCAATCACCAAGACCAAGGCAGTAAAATTGTCCACAGATTTTCATGGGAATACCG TTGTAAGCCTGTCCAGTTAGGACTCAGAAGGAAGGCAGGTCTAAAGGAGGTAGAGAATGAAACTGGGGACCTACCTCCTTGGCTGAACCTGCTCTTGGATGAGAACA CCACATATGAGAAGGATCCTCAGAA accaaagaacagacaTGATATGCTGGAACGTGTCAGAACAAAGTTCATCGAAATTCAGAGATCTATGAACAATCAGATGGAGACAGACATGTTTGAGAAGAAAAT acacagagaggagagaatgaggacTCTCCTGGATGCATTGATGGCCTCAAGGAAGGAGACAAGCCTACCTATGCTGCTCTCCTCACTAAAACATGAGCTCAGGGAACCAAAATCTGCGCTTTTATTTTG GTACGAAATCCTGAAGAGCGATGTCTCAGAATTGTCTGATGACAGGGACTTTGAGTACAGGACCATCCTGCAGAAGATCGGCCAATTCCACAACTTCTCTCACAAGAAGTTGCCCTACTCAAAG CTTCTCCAACCAGCCATGCAAGATGCTCTGATGTTCCTCACTGAGAACGTCTTCCAGCTCCTACCACGACAACTCAAGCACTGGTATCAGTATCTCAAACTGCCCTTTTATGATGCCTCCTGA
- the LOC112216285 gene encoding uncharacterized protein LOC112216285 isoform X3: MKSLTSVIKDLYRICSFCLSSCCTVLSRLCRAHAQMVALEMSRRFSISHNINNKAQHSKEEDHVRSLPSMAAQTENGFLHLKQYLKEMSSMRQALNTGRPLVICLRDQDRLPPLPKKTSPRSTNDKIAADIECTMSIKQHAPAEEEILRRIKFRRDEHIIEKLQWIYKILCGLTNMRNRDLKTLLPLASGYVNIIMKDTDKTNVLLKNSQRCLIPFAPEDMNINPDLWESFINHQDQGSKIVHRFSWEYRCKPVQLGLRRKAGLKEVENETGDLPPWLNLLLDENTTYEKDPQKPKNRHDMLERVRTKFIEIQRSMNNQMETDMFEKKIHREERMRTLLDALMASRKETSLPMLLSSLKHELREPKSALLFWYEILKSDVSELSDDRDFEYRTILQKIGQFHNFSHKKLPYSKEKFCLLVLSLPSNQLLQPAMQDALMFLTENVFQLLPRQLKHWYQYLKLPFYDAS; encoded by the exons ATGAAATCGCTTACAAGTGTGATAAAGGATTTATATCGGATATgcagtttctgcctatcttcaTGCTGTACTGTCTTATCTCGTTTGTGCCGCGCGCATGCTCAGATGGTGGCCTTGGAGATGTCGAGAAGATTTAGCATTAGCCATAATATAAATAACAAAGCACAGCACAGCAAAG AGGAGGACCATGTCAGATCTCTACCCTCCATGGCCGCACAAACTGAAAATGGGTTTTTACATCTGAAACAGTACCTCAAAGAGATGTCCTCCATGAGACAAGCTTTGAACACAGGTCGTCCCTTGGTAATTTGCTTGAGGGACCAG GATAGACTTCCACCCCTACCAAAGAAAACCTCACCCAGATCTACTAATGACAAGATTGCTGCAG ATATAGAATGCACCATGTCAATAAAGCAGCATGCTCCAGCAGAAGAGGAAATATTAAG AAGGATAAAATTCAGGAGGGACGAGCACATAATAGAGAAGCTTCAGTGGATCTACAAGATACTTTGTGGCTTAACCAACATGAGGAATAGAGACCTGAAAACACTG TTGCCTCTTGCAAGTGGGTATGTGAACATCATCATGAAAGACACAGATAAAACCAATGTTCTTTTGAAGAACTCTCAGAG GTGTCTGATTCCATTTGCACCTGAGGACATGAACATCAACCCAGACTTGTGGGAGTCATTCATCAATCACCAAGACCAAGGCAGTAAAATTGTCCACAGATTTTCATGGGAATACCG TTGTAAGCCTGTCCAGTTAGGACTCAGAAGGAAGGCAGGTCTAAAGGAGGTAGAGAATGAAACTGGGGACCTACCTCCTTGGCTGAACCTGCTCTTGGATGAGAACA CCACATATGAGAAGGATCCTCAGAA accaaagaacagacaTGATATGCTGGAACGTGTCAGAACAAAGTTCATCGAAATTCAGAGATCTATGAACAATCAGATGGAGACAGACATGTTTGAGAAGAAAAT acacagagaggagagaatgaggacTCTCCTGGATGCATTGATGGCCTCAAGGAAGGAGACAAGCCTACCTATGCTGCTCTCCTCACTAAAACATGAGCTCAGGGAACCAAAATCTGCGCTTTTATTTTG GTACGAAATCCTGAAGAGCGATGTCTCAGAATTGTCTGATGACAGGGACTTTGAGTACAGGACCATCCTGCAGAAGATCGGCCAATTCCACAACTTCTCTCACAAGAAGTTGCCCTACTCAAAG GAGAAATTTtgtctccttgttctctctctgccaTCGAATCAGCTTCTCCAACCAGCCATGCAAGATGCTCTGATGTTCCTCACTGAGAACGTCTTCCAGCTCCTACCACGACAACTCAAGCACTGGTATCAGTATCTCAAACTGCCCTTTTATGATGCCTCCTGA
- the LOC112216285 gene encoding uncharacterized protein LOC112216285 isoform X2: MKSLTSVIKDLYRICSFCLSSCCTVLSRLCRAHAQMVALEMSRRFSISHNINNKAQHSKDLFTFLLEEDHVRSLPSMAAQTENGFLHLKQYLKEMSSMRQALNTGRPLVICLRDQDRLPPLPKKTSPRSTNDKIAADIECTMSIKQHAPAEEEILRRIKFRRDEHIIEKLQWIYKILCGLTNMRNRDLKTLLPLASGYVNIIMKDTDKTNVLLKNSQRCLIPFAPEDMNINPDLWESFINHQDQEPKSPSAKFAGCKPVQLGLRRKAGLKEVENETGDLPPWLNLLLDENTTYEKDPQKPKNRHDMLERVRTKFIEIQRSMNNQMETDMFEKKIHREERMRTLLDALMASRKETSLPMLLSSLKHELREPKSALLFWYEILKSDVSELSDDRDFEYRTILQKIGQFHNFSHKKLPYSKEKFCLLVLSLPSNQLLQPAMQDALMFLTENVFQLLPRQLKHWYQYLKLPFYDAS, from the exons ATGAAATCGCTTACAAGTGTGATAAAGGATTTATATCGGATATgcagtttctgcctatcttcaTGCTGTACTGTCTTATCTCGTTTGTGCCGCGCGCATGCTCAGATGGTGGCCTTGGAGATGTCGAGAAGATTTAGCATTAGCCATAATATAAATAACAAAGCACAGCACAGCAAAG ATTTGTTTACATTTCTTTTAGAGGAGGACCATGTCAGATCTCTACCCTCCATGGCCGCACAAACTGAAAATGGGTTTTTACATCTGAAACAGTACCTCAAAGAGATGTCCTCCATGAGACAAGCTTTGAACACAGGTCGTCCCTTGGTAATTTGCTTGAGGGACCAG GATAGACTTCCACCCCTACCAAAGAAAACCTCACCCAGATCTACTAATGACAAGATTGCTGCAG ATATAGAATGCACCATGTCAATAAAGCAGCATGCTCCAGCAGAAGAGGAAATATTAAG AAGGATAAAATTCAGGAGGGACGAGCACATAATAGAGAAGCTTCAGTGGATCTACAAGATACTTTGTGGCTTAACCAACATGAGGAATAGAGACCTGAAAACACTG TTGCCTCTTGCAAGTGGGTATGTGAACATCATCATGAAAGACACAGATAAAACCAATGTTCTTTTGAAGAACTCTCAGAG GTGTCTGATTCCATTTGCACCTGAGGACATGAACATCAACCCAGACTTGTGGGAGTCATTCATCAATCACCAAGACCAAG agCCAAAATCACCCTCTGCTAAGTTTGCTGG TTGTAAGCCTGTCCAGTTAGGACTCAGAAGGAAGGCAGGTCTAAAGGAGGTAGAGAATGAAACTGGGGACCTACCTCCTTGGCTGAACCTGCTCTTGGATGAGAACA CCACATATGAGAAGGATCCTCAGAA accaaagaacagacaTGATATGCTGGAACGTGTCAGAACAAAGTTCATCGAAATTCAGAGATCTATGAACAATCAGATGGAGACAGACATGTTTGAGAAGAAAAT acacagagaggagagaatgaggacTCTCCTGGATGCATTGATGGCCTCAAGGAAGGAGACAAGCCTACCTATGCTGCTCTCCTCACTAAAACATGAGCTCAGGGAACCAAAATCTGCGCTTTTATTTTG GTACGAAATCCTGAAGAGCGATGTCTCAGAATTGTCTGATGACAGGGACTTTGAGTACAGGACCATCCTGCAGAAGATCGGCCAATTCCACAACTTCTCTCACAAGAAGTTGCCCTACTCAAAG GAGAAATTTtgtctccttgttctctctctgccaTCGAATCAGCTTCTCCAACCAGCCATGCAAGATGCTCTGATGTTCCTCACTGAGAACGTCTTCCAGCTCCTACCACGACAACTCAAGCACTGGTATCAGTATCTCAAACTGCCCTTTTATGATGCCTCCTGA
- the LOC112216285 gene encoding uncharacterized protein LOC112216285 isoform X1 produces MKSLTSVIKDLYRICSFCLSSCCTVLSRLCRAHAQMVALEMSRRFSISHNINNKAQHSKDLFTFLLEEDHVRSLPSMAAQTENGFLHLKQYLKEMSSMRQALNTGRPLVICLRDQDRLPPLPKKTSPRSTNDKIAADIECTMSIKQHAPAEEEILRRIKFRRDEHIIEKLQWIYKILCGLTNMRNRDLKTLLPLASGYVNIIMKDTDKTNVLLKNSQRCLIPFAPEDMNINPDLWESFINHQDQGSKIVHRFSWEYRCKPVQLGLRRKAGLKEVENETGDLPPWLNLLLDENTTYEKDPQKPKNRHDMLERVRTKFIEIQRSMNNQMETDMFEKKIHREERMRTLLDALMASRKETSLPMLLSSLKHELREPKSALLFWYEILKSDVSELSDDRDFEYRTILQKIGQFHNFSHKKLPYSKEKFCLLVLSLPSNQLLQPAMQDALMFLTENVFQLLPRQLKHWYQYLKLPFYDAS; encoded by the exons ATGAAATCGCTTACAAGTGTGATAAAGGATTTATATCGGATATgcagtttctgcctatcttcaTGCTGTACTGTCTTATCTCGTTTGTGCCGCGCGCATGCTCAGATGGTGGCCTTGGAGATGTCGAGAAGATTTAGCATTAGCCATAATATAAATAACAAAGCACAGCACAGCAAAG ATTTGTTTACATTTCTTTTAGAGGAGGACCATGTCAGATCTCTACCCTCCATGGCCGCACAAACTGAAAATGGGTTTTTACATCTGAAACAGTACCTCAAAGAGATGTCCTCCATGAGACAAGCTTTGAACACAGGTCGTCCCTTGGTAATTTGCTTGAGGGACCAG GATAGACTTCCACCCCTACCAAAGAAAACCTCACCCAGATCTACTAATGACAAGATTGCTGCAG ATATAGAATGCACCATGTCAATAAAGCAGCATGCTCCAGCAGAAGAGGAAATATTAAG AAGGATAAAATTCAGGAGGGACGAGCACATAATAGAGAAGCTTCAGTGGATCTACAAGATACTTTGTGGCTTAACCAACATGAGGAATAGAGACCTGAAAACACTG TTGCCTCTTGCAAGTGGGTATGTGAACATCATCATGAAAGACACAGATAAAACCAATGTTCTTTTGAAGAACTCTCAGAG GTGTCTGATTCCATTTGCACCTGAGGACATGAACATCAACCCAGACTTGTGGGAGTCATTCATCAATCACCAAGACCAAGGCAGTAAAATTGTCCACAGATTTTCATGGGAATACCG TTGTAAGCCTGTCCAGTTAGGACTCAGAAGGAAGGCAGGTCTAAAGGAGGTAGAGAATGAAACTGGGGACCTACCTCCTTGGCTGAACCTGCTCTTGGATGAGAACA CCACATATGAGAAGGATCCTCAGAA accaaagaacagacaTGATATGCTGGAACGTGTCAGAACAAAGTTCATCGAAATTCAGAGATCTATGAACAATCAGATGGAGACAGACATGTTTGAGAAGAAAAT acacagagaggagagaatgaggacTCTCCTGGATGCATTGATGGCCTCAAGGAAGGAGACAAGCCTACCTATGCTGCTCTCCTCACTAAAACATGAGCTCAGGGAACCAAAATCTGCGCTTTTATTTTG GTACGAAATCCTGAAGAGCGATGTCTCAGAATTGTCTGATGACAGGGACTTTGAGTACAGGACCATCCTGCAGAAGATCGGCCAATTCCACAACTTCTCTCACAAGAAGTTGCCCTACTCAAAG GAGAAATTTtgtctccttgttctctctctgccaTCGAATCAGCTTCTCCAACCAGCCATGCAAGATGCTCTGATGTTCCTCACTGAGAACGTCTTCCAGCTCCTACCACGACAACTCAAGCACTGGTATCAGTATCTCAAACTGCCCTTTTATGATGCCTCCTGA
- the LOC112216285 gene encoding uncharacterized protein LOC112216285 isoform X6, translating into MKSLTSVIKDLYRICSFCLSSCCTVLSRLCRAHAQMVALEMSRRFSISHNINNKAQHSKDLFTFLLEEDHVRSLPSMAAQTENGFLHLKQYLKEMSSMRQALNTGRPLVICLRDQDRLPPLPKKTSPRSTNDKIAADIECTMSIKQHAPAEEEILRRIKFRRDEHIIEKLQWIYKILCGLTNMRNRDLKTLSQNHPLLSLLATYEKDPQKPKNRHDMLERVRTKFIEIQRSMNNQMETDMFEKKIHREERMRTLLDALMASRKETSLPMLLSSLKHELREPKSALLFWYEILKSDVSELSDDRDFEYRTILQKIGQFHNFSHKKLPYSKEKFCLLVLSLPSNQLLQPAMQDALMFLTENVFQLLPRQLKHWYQYLKLPFYDAS; encoded by the exons ATGAAATCGCTTACAAGTGTGATAAAGGATTTATATCGGATATgcagtttctgcctatcttcaTGCTGTACTGTCTTATCTCGTTTGTGCCGCGCGCATGCTCAGATGGTGGCCTTGGAGATGTCGAGAAGATTTAGCATTAGCCATAATATAAATAACAAAGCACAGCACAGCAAAG ATTTGTTTACATTTCTTTTAGAGGAGGACCATGTCAGATCTCTACCCTCCATGGCCGCACAAACTGAAAATGGGTTTTTACATCTGAAACAGTACCTCAAAGAGATGTCCTCCATGAGACAAGCTTTGAACACAGGTCGTCCCTTGGTAATTTGCTTGAGGGACCAG GATAGACTTCCACCCCTACCAAAGAAAACCTCACCCAGATCTACTAATGACAAGATTGCTGCAG ATATAGAATGCACCATGTCAATAAAGCAGCATGCTCCAGCAGAAGAGGAAATATTAAG AAGGATAAAATTCAGGAGGGACGAGCACATAATAGAGAAGCTTCAGTGGATCTACAAGATACTTTGTGGCTTAACCAACATGAGGAATAGAGACCTGAAAACACTG agCCAAAATCACCCTCTGCTAAGTTTGCTGG CCACATATGAGAAGGATCCTCAGAA accaaagaacagacaTGATATGCTGGAACGTGTCAGAACAAAGTTCATCGAAATTCAGAGATCTATGAACAATCAGATGGAGACAGACATGTTTGAGAAGAAAAT acacagagaggagagaatgaggacTCTCCTGGATGCATTGATGGCCTCAAGGAAGGAGACAAGCCTACCTATGCTGCTCTCCTCACTAAAACATGAGCTCAGGGAACCAAAATCTGCGCTTTTATTTTG GTACGAAATCCTGAAGAGCGATGTCTCAGAATTGTCTGATGACAGGGACTTTGAGTACAGGACCATCCTGCAGAAGATCGGCCAATTCCACAACTTCTCTCACAAGAAGTTGCCCTACTCAAAG GAGAAATTTtgtctccttgttctctctctgccaTCGAATCAGCTTCTCCAACCAGCCATGCAAGATGCTCTGATGTTCCTCACTGAGAACGTCTTCCAGCTCCTACCACGACAACTCAAGCACTGGTATCAGTATCTCAAACTGCCCTTTTATGATGCCTCCTGA
- the LOC112216285 gene encoding uncharacterized protein LOC112216285 isoform X4, producing MKSLTSVIKDLYRICSFCLSSCCTVLSRLCRAHAQMVALEMSRRFSISHNINNKAQHSKDLFTFLLEEDHVRSLPSMAAQTENGFLHLKQYLKEMSSMRQALNTGRPLDRLPPLPKKTSPRSTNDKIAADIECTMSIKQHAPAEEEILRRIKFRRDEHIIEKLQWIYKILCGLTNMRNRDLKTLLPLASGYVNIIMKDTDKTNVLLKNSQRCLIPFAPEDMNINPDLWESFINHQDQGSKIVHRFSWEYRCKPVQLGLRRKAGLKEVENETGDLPPWLNLLLDENTTYEKDPQKPKNRHDMLERVRTKFIEIQRSMNNQMETDMFEKKIHREERMRTLLDALMASRKETSLPMLLSSLKHELREPKSALLFWYEILKSDVSELSDDRDFEYRTILQKIGQFHNFSHKKLPYSKEKFCLLVLSLPSNQLLQPAMQDALMFLTENVFQLLPRQLKHWYQYLKLPFYDAS from the exons ATGAAATCGCTTACAAGTGTGATAAAGGATTTATATCGGATATgcagtttctgcctatcttcaTGCTGTACTGTCTTATCTCGTTTGTGCCGCGCGCATGCTCAGATGGTGGCCTTGGAGATGTCGAGAAGATTTAGCATTAGCCATAATATAAATAACAAAGCACAGCACAGCAAAG ATTTGTTTACATTTCTTTTAGAGGAGGACCATGTCAGATCTCTACCCTCCATGGCCGCACAAACTGAAAATGGGTTTTTACATCTGAAACAGTACCTCAAAGAGATGTCCTCCATGAGACAAGCTTTGAACACAGGTCGTCCCTTG GATAGACTTCCACCCCTACCAAAGAAAACCTCACCCAGATCTACTAATGACAAGATTGCTGCAG ATATAGAATGCACCATGTCAATAAAGCAGCATGCTCCAGCAGAAGAGGAAATATTAAG AAGGATAAAATTCAGGAGGGACGAGCACATAATAGAGAAGCTTCAGTGGATCTACAAGATACTTTGTGGCTTAACCAACATGAGGAATAGAGACCTGAAAACACTG TTGCCTCTTGCAAGTGGGTATGTGAACATCATCATGAAAGACACAGATAAAACCAATGTTCTTTTGAAGAACTCTCAGAG GTGTCTGATTCCATTTGCACCTGAGGACATGAACATCAACCCAGACTTGTGGGAGTCATTCATCAATCACCAAGACCAAGGCAGTAAAATTGTCCACAGATTTTCATGGGAATACCG TTGTAAGCCTGTCCAGTTAGGACTCAGAAGGAAGGCAGGTCTAAAGGAGGTAGAGAATGAAACTGGGGACCTACCTCCTTGGCTGAACCTGCTCTTGGATGAGAACA CCACATATGAGAAGGATCCTCAGAA accaaagaacagacaTGATATGCTGGAACGTGTCAGAACAAAGTTCATCGAAATTCAGAGATCTATGAACAATCAGATGGAGACAGACATGTTTGAGAAGAAAAT acacagagaggagagaatgaggacTCTCCTGGATGCATTGATGGCCTCAAGGAAGGAGACAAGCCTACCTATGCTGCTCTCCTCACTAAAACATGAGCTCAGGGAACCAAAATCTGCGCTTTTATTTTG GTACGAAATCCTGAAGAGCGATGTCTCAGAATTGTCTGATGACAGGGACTTTGAGTACAGGACCATCCTGCAGAAGATCGGCCAATTCCACAACTTCTCTCACAAGAAGTTGCCCTACTCAAAG GAGAAATTTtgtctccttgttctctctctgccaTCGAATCAGCTTCTCCAACCAGCCATGCAAGATGCTCTGATGTTCCTCACTGAGAACGTCTTCCAGCTCCTACCACGACAACTCAAGCACTGGTATCAGTATCTCAAACTGCCCTTTTATGATGCCTCCTGA